The proteins below are encoded in one region of Hordeum vulgare subsp. vulgare chromosome 3H, MorexV3_pseudomolecules_assembly, whole genome shotgun sequence:
- the LOC123440469 gene encoding peroxisome biogenesis protein 7, which yields MPSFKAPAPGFSVRFSPFHEHRLLAATSQHFGLVGNGHLLVLDISAAGPGGPGLTPLFSFPTSDALFDCAWSESHDSLCAAASGDGSVRLFDVTLPPAQNPVRLLREHAREVHGIDWNPVRRDAFLSASWDDTLKLWSPDRPASVRTFRGHEYCVYAAAWSARHPDVFASASGDHTARVWDVREPGPTLVIPAHEHEVLSLDWDKYDPSILATGSVDKSIRIWDVRSPQAPLAQLAGHGYAVKRVKFSPHRQGMLMSCSYDMTVCMWDYRKEDALLQRYGHHTEFVAGIDMSVLTDGLLASTGWDEMIYVWPFGSDPRAM from the coding sequence ATGCCGTCGTTCAAGGCCCCGGCGCCGGGCTTCTCCGTCCGCTTCAGTCCGTTCCACGAGCACCGCCTCCTTGCGGCCACCTCGCAGCACTTCGGTCTTGTCGGCAACGGCCACCTCCTGGTTCTCGACATCTCCGCCGCTGGGCCCGGCGGGCCCGGCCTCACCCCGCTCTTCTCCTTCCCCACCTCCGACGCGCTCTTCGACTGCGCGTGGTCCGAGTCCCACGACTCCCTCTGCGCGGCCGCGTCGGGGGACGGCTCCGTCCGGCTCTTCGACGTCACTCTGCCGCCGGCGCAGAACCCCGTCCGCCTCCTCCGGGAGCACGCGCGGGAGGTCCACGGGATCGACTGGAACCCCGTCCGCCGCGACGCCTTCCTCTCCGCCTCCTGGGACGACACCCTCAAGCTCTGGTCCCCCGACCGGCCCGCCTCCGTCCGCACCTTCCGCGGCCACGAGTACTGCGTCTACGCCGCCGCGTGGTCGGCGCGGCACCCGGACGTCTTCGCGTCCGCGTCCGGCGACCACACGGCCCGCGTCTGGGACGTGCGGGAGCCGGGACCCACCCTCGTCATCCCGGCCCACGAACACGAGGTGCTCTCCCTCGACTGGGACAAGTACGACCCGTCCATCCTGGCCACCGGCTCCGTCGACAAGTCGATCCGCATCTGGGACGTCCGCTCGCCGCAGGCGCCCCTCGCCCAGCTCGCCGGGCACGGGTACGCCGTCAAGCGCGTCAAGTTCTCGCCGCACCGGCAGGGCATGCTCATGTCCTGCTCCTACGACATGACGGTCTGCATGTGGGATTACCGGAAAGAGGACGCCCTGCTGCAAAGGTACGGCCACCACACCGAGTTCGTGGCCGGGATCGACATGAGCGTGCTCACCGACGGGCTGCTCGCCAGCACTGGCTGGGACGAGATGATCTACGTCTGGCCATTCGGGAGTGATCCCAGAGCAATGTAA